GGAACCCATTTGCCCATGGGCTTTAAGTAGTCAGCCAACCCACCGCCGAGGTGCTCTATATTCGTTTCTTCACCTCTGAGGTATAGAGAGGCTAGGCCCGGTAGAAAATAGGGTTCGACTGGTGCTGGCCCCTTGGCCCGAACCAAGATGTCTTCCCCAAGGGTTCGCGGGCCGCGGTCCAAACTCCTATTCCCCATACCGAGTTTAACAGCGCCTGGCGGGAATTGATGTGGTCAGGGAGACAAAAAGTGCCAACGACCGCCCAAACTACCTGCGCCAGTACCAGTACCCCAAGAAGCACACCCGTCACTTGGTCCAGCCGGCTGCGAAACAATCTCTTGCCCATCTTGGCACCTCTCAGTGATAGTGTACAGATTAGGGCCCAACGGCATTCTAGCAAAGGTAAGCATTTTCGACTTAGCTGGACCTGCCGGAGCAGACTGTCGAAAGGAAGCCTTCCAAGAACTCTTTCGTATCTTTAACAGGTATGGGGAACCCCTGCTTAACCTTCTCGGCAAGGATGTGCTGTTTATCCAGGGTTACCAAAAAGCCCGCGGCTGCCTTATATGCCCCTGCCAGCACGTGGCAATCCTTCTCAGCTACCAGGTCCCGCCACCGGTCTTTTTCCTCCGGGGTAGGCCCGTCCGCCAGCTCGACCTCCGTTGTTCCCAGCTCCTGGTAGAACCGCAGCAGGGCACCCTTGCTCATCTTCGCCTTTATGTTGCGTTCAGCCTCCAAAAGCACCTGCCTGGTAGCTGCAATCTGTAGGTATCCCGCCCGGGCCAGCTTAAGGATCATTGCCGATCCTCCGCCAGGAGATCCGGCGGCTGCTATCCAGCAACTCGCATCTAAGAAAACCTTAACCTTTTCGCTCATGGGTTAAGCAGGCGCTCGACGTTGCGGGCAACTTCCGGGCTGATTCTATCGGCCTCCAAGAACTCACGAATCTCCTGGCGGGTATAGTCCCTCGACGGCAAGGTTTCTCCAGGTTTCCTTTCCTCCCCCAAAAACGTCTCCAGGTCACACTCCCTTATTCTCCATAGCTTACCCGTTTTTATTCCCTTGAGCTTACCTTCCCTCAACCAATCCCGGATGGTTTTAGGGCTTACAATCAGCCGATCGGCTACCTCTTCGGGGGTCAGAAGTCTTTCGGCCATTTGTACCACCTCCTTATCATCACCTACTATAGCGGCCTCATCCACAGCTGTCAATACTTTTCCGTACTTTTCGCTCCTTAACTTTCCCCCTTCGCCTTGATCTCAGACAACTAACAAGCTACATCGGGTGTGGGCTTTGATTCAGAGAAGGAAGTCGTTCGTAAAGAGGACAATGGATTAGCGTCGTCCGAAACCGACTTAAGCGAAGTGCTCATGACCATCCGAGGCTTGATGAAGAGTTGAAGGGCCGATGGCAAAGCGTTTGCCGGGTAGGTCCTGGTAGCGGTCCGGGTCGCAGGTGAGGATGATAAATTGGAGCCGGGACGTGGCTTGCTTAAGCACCTCCAGCACCCGGCGGCAGCGCTCCGGGTCGGTATTGATCAGGGGATCGTCCAGGACCACCAGCTGCCTTTCCCCCTGAGCTAAAAATAGCCCTAGAGCCAGCCGCATGGCCAGCCCCAGCTGCTCCTGGGTCCCACCGGAGAAGACTTCAGGCGAAACTACCTCGCCCGTACCAATTCGAACCCCAGCCAGGGAAAGATCTGAGGTAGACAATTCCACCTCCCGACCGCCGGCGGCTGGGGTTAAGGTTGCCCCCGATGCCGCTGCCCGGGCTCCGGGCTGGTTGCTTGCTTGGCCACTGGCGCCAGCCCCAGCCACCTCGCCGGTCATGGCCCAAAACAGCCGGTTGACTTCCTGGCTCACCGGAGCCGCCATTTCCTGCATCATCTGCTGGCGCCGGGCGCTCACCAGCTGGTGGAGCAACTTGATTACTCGGGCCTTTTGCCTCTCTTTCTCGGCTTCCCGCCGGGCTAGCTCGCACTTTTCTTCCAAAATTGCTACCTGGGAGTAGGGACCCTCCGCTCCCAGAGTCTCAAGCTGGCCCCGGATCCGGCCCAGCTCCTCCCCGGCCCGCCTGGCCTCTTCCTGTACCTGGTTCAATTGCTCCCTTAGCCTTTGGGCCCTGATCTCAGGATTCTGGTCTTCGGGGGGCAGCTTGGCTTTTAGGCGGTCACAGATTACCTTTTGTTCCTCTCGCTTCCCCACCGCCTCCTGCCAAGCCCTCTCAAGCCTCATAAGTTCACCGCCATAGGCAGCCAGCTTCTTTTCCAGCCCTTCCTGGGCGGTCTTCTTCTGTCCTTCCAGTCCAGCCATCAGGCTCTGGAGCTTGGCCATTTCCTGATTAGACCGGCTTAGTTGCTCGCGGAGCTGGCTAAGCTTTTGGTTAAGCCCCTCCCGCTCCTGCTCCAGCCGGCCAACCTCCTGGCGCAAGCTCGCGAGCCACCCCGCATCGGGAGCGCCAGCCGATACATCGGGCCTGCCCCCGTTCTCCCATTTACTCTCCCAGTCCCTCTGCCTTTGCTCCAGCCAGGCCCGGTAATCGGCTAGGTTGGTCACCTGGGGTGGGGCCGAGCGCAGGGCCTCTTCCTGCTGGCGGCCCAGCTCCTGGGCCCGCTGCTTAAGGGCCAATCCCCGCTGCTCCTTCTGTCGAAGCTCCTCTAAATCTTTGGCCCGGTATTGAGCCAGGCAAGCCTCCAGCTCGCCCGCTATCCTTCCTCGCTCGGCAATCAGCTTTTGCAAGTCCTTGGCCCCCGAGCGGATGCAGATCCGCCCTAAGCCAGGCAGAGCTAACATCGCCTGATCGGCAAACTCGAAGCTTACCGGCTCCCCCGGCACCACCAGCTGGCTGCCCTGGCTAGAAGGAGTCTGCCAACTTACCTCCACCTGGCGCTCAAAATCCAGCTCCACCTTGAGCCCGGCGGCCCGGATCTCGGCCTCCAGGCCGTCCAGCTGCCGCTGCCAGCCTTCAGCCCGGCGAACTACCTCGGCCTGGGGAAAGGGTTCCCGATCAAGCTCCGCCTGAATTTGCTTTAGCTCCTGGGCTTGGCCCTCTAAAGTCATAAGCCGCTTAAACTCATCTTCCAGCTGGCTTCGCTCCGCTACCAGCTCTTTTACCAGCAAGGCTTGATCCAATTCCTGGCGCCTTGACTTAGCCAGCTCTTCAACTTGGCGCTGCCTTGCTTCGCTGGCGGAAAGCTCAAGCTGTAATTGCCCAACCCTGGCCATGAGCGCCTCCGCTGCCCCCTGCTGCTCCTTGATCTCAGCCTCAAGATCTCTTATCTGATCCCGAAGCTGATTGGCTTCCGACCGCTCCTGGGTGAGCCTCGCCGCCTCCTGGGCCAGTGCCTGGTATTTTTTCTCGGCCTCATGGAACTGCTGGAGGTGGTCCCGATACTGCTTGACTTCTTCCTCGAGCTTCCGCTCTTCCTCTACCAGCCTTTGGCTTTGGGCCTGAAGCGCAGCTAGCTTGTCTTGCCAATGCTCCATCTCCTGGCGCCTCGCCTCGGCCTGGGAGAGAGTTTCTTTTGCCGCCTTCAGCTTTTCTTCCCAACCGGCCAGCTCCCTTTCCGCCAGATCCAAGGCTGAGCCGACCTGTACGTCCCCCCGCTTAGGGGTAAAAATCTGCTGGTAGGCTTGACTGAGGTTTTGGATCAAGCGCCGGTCGGCCGGACCCAGCACCGCTGAGCCCAAAGTCCGCCGCAACCGGTCCCGAACTTCTTCGCTGGTACCTGGCCAAGAATAATGCTCCCGCCCCTGCAGCATCCAGAGCGAGCGGGCCAGCCCCCAGTTTTCCCTCGGCGTCAACCCTCGGGTAGAGCGCTGGGGAAAGCGGGCCTGCATGATCCGGTAAACCTCTTCATCCGCCTCATCGCCTTCGGCTAAGAGCACAAACTCCCGGCCGTTCCACTCATAAAGGGAGCTATGGGCCTGATTTAGAAACCGTTTCTCCAGGCGATAGCGGCGCCCACCCGATTCCCATTCCAGGCCCACCTCCGGGTAGAGCCTAGTCCCCCAAGGGCAAAGCTCCCGTATTTCCTGACCTTGGGCCCGATAACGGTTAAAGAGAGCCAGGCTGATGGCCATTACCAAAGTGGACTTACCAGCTTCATTGGAACCATGAATGATATTGACGGCTGGATCCATCTCGGCAAGCTGGATCCGGTTACGAAAGCAGCGGATCCCTTGAGCGGAAAGGGCACGCAGGATCAACTAGACCCACCCCCTGCCAACTGCTTAAGCCAGCGCAAGGCTTCCACCCGGTCCTCGGGCTTAAATACCCCTAAGCGGTCACCGGCACCCGAAAAACCTACATCTCGGTCCCAAGCGCGCTGCAAGTCCTCTAGCACCCCGGCCAGCAAGGGGTTGTCCCGGGTCAGCTCATCAAGGGCGAGGCCGGTGGGTTTGGCCTCCAGCCCCGACCTATCTAGTTCAAAGTAGAGCACCCGCTCCTTGGCCCAGGCCTCTAGATCCTCTAAAGCTCCCAGGTCACCGGCGGCCAAGAAGCCCCGGAGCCGCACCTGGACCAAGGTGCGCCGGGGCTCAGGGAGAGACTCCAGGTACTCGGCCAAGCGCTGCTTGAAAGCCACCACAGGGTCTTGAACTGGAGCCGAAGCCTGCCCATGGGAATCCTGCACATCCCAGTCCAGGGTTACCCACCGTAACACCGACAAGGGTAAGCGCTCGATTTGGGGATGGCTTCCCGGACCAGCAATTGTCACCAGCACCGCTCCACCCGCCCCTTGGCCGGCACCGCCGCTTGCCTCGTCGCCTTGGCCAGCTTCCTCAAAGGATCCCGGCTCAAGCGTCCCGGGGTAAACCGTCCGGTCCCCGTAAACAAGAAATGAATGCCAGTGGCCCAAGGCCAAATAATCCAATCCTAGAGCCGAGGCGGTATCCAAGGCGATCGGGTGATCGTCAGGGGAGTATTTGCCCTCGATGGCGAGGGAGCCATGGGCCACACCAATGAGGACTGCCCCCGCACCCGCCCCAGCCCCTGCGGCCGCAGGCCCCGATCCCCCATCGGCTCCCCCAGCTAGACTCGTTCCCTTTGCCCACCTGACAGCCTCGATCTCTTTCTTCCATTCGGCCATGGGGTCTTGAAATGAGCGCTTGGCCCGCACCGGCGAGGGGAGAAGCAAGGCCTGCCCCACCGACACCGGCTGGCGCTCCCGCAGGATATGTACATTGGGCGGACAAAAGCTGGTAAAGGCAGGGCTATTATAGATGGAGTCGGCCGTCAAGGGATCGTGGTTTCCGGGAAGCACGTAGACGCCAATAGGCGAAGCTCCTTCTAGAATCTGGGCCACGCGGTGGGCTAGGGACTTGTCCACCAGATTATCTTCAAAGATGTCCCCGGCCACCAGGATGAAGTCAACCGCCCTCTGGCGGGCAACCTCCACCAGCTGCCGGGCCGCTTCCAGCCGGGCCTCGCGCACCGCCTCGGCCGCCTGCGCTACCCGGTAGGCCCGCATGCCGATCTGCCAGTCCGCCGTATGTATAAACCGAACCATGCTTTCCCTCCCTGGCCCCTCGCTCCGCCAGCACTCCACCGTTAGCGGCACGACTTGGTTGGAGCCTTAGTGCATCATCACGCAGGTATTGTAGACGCACTTGAGGCCGTTTTCCTGGCAAAACTTAATGGCGGCCTCGCTTTCCGCCCCCGGCTGCAGCCAGATGCGCTGGATTCCCAACTCCTTGGCTTCCTTTATTACTTCCTCGGCGCTCTTTGGCGGGACTACAATGTCCACCACATCCACCTTGACAGGAATGGCGGCTAGGTTGGGATAGCACTTGGTACCATCTAGCTGCTCCAGCTTAGGATTGACTGGGTAAACCTCATAGCCCCGGCGGCGAAGATTGTGGAAAATCTTGTTCCCGTACTTTTCGGGGTTGTCGGTAGCGCCCACCACTGCAAACCGCTTTTGGGCCATAAATTCCTTGATGAGATCTTCCATCCCGCACCCTCCATTCTGGGGTCGTCGCCATTCTGTGAAGAGATTATACCATACACATTTGAGGAAGGCCTTGACATTCTTCTCGGCCAATGATTATACCACGCAAGATCATGGAGCCATGTACAGCCAAACGGTTAGACTTGCCCCGGGAAGAAGCAAAGTACAGAATGGGCGTGGAAGGTGCTATTGCTCTCCGGCCTCCCGAGCCGACACCCCTCGTAGCCGCGGCCCGTAGGTGACATTGTCCAACACCGTCCCCGGAAACAAGGTGGGCAGCTGCCACACCATGCCCACCCGCCGCCGCAGGGCAAATACGCCCATGTCCCGTATATCCTGGCCGTCCAAAAGAATCCGGCCAGCGCTAGGATCTTCCAGGCGATTGAGCAGCCGAAGCAAGCTCGACTTGCCAGCCCCGGAAGGCCCCAAGACGGCAGTAATCTCTCCCTCCGGAAAGGCAATTGTTATATCTTTAAGGATAACGCCCATCGATGCTGCATCAGGTGGGCCGGAGAGGGAATGGTTGCGCATTAGGGTAACCTTATCGAGTTCCAGTTTAGCTCCAGCCATCTTCTCACCAGTCCATAACTGTAACTAAGCATTCTATAATTACCAGCCCCGCGTGCGGCCGCAATTATTATACCACTCCCGCGCACCCAGCCGGTTTTCTTGGGCTTTCTTCCTCCCAGCTCTCCTTTGCGCTTTTGCTTTGAATCTAACTTTCCGGCTAGCAGGAATCTCCCAACCGGCTCGCGAAGTCATAGAGTCGAATTAATTACCAACTAAGGTAAGGACTGAGAACATGCGAGTATATCAAGCTGAAAGAAATGATCCTTGCCCCTGCGGAAGCGGTCGCAAGTACAAGAAATGTTGCCAGGCAGAAGTGGAACATCAAACCCGCCTAATCAGCCAAGCAGTAGGTCCTGGAGTCACTGCTCACGGCCGCGAAGTAATTGAGACGCTGGGTTTTATGATCGGCCTAAAGCAACCAGAAGGCCACCCACCCGATGCCACTTTACTGGGGCAGCTCCTGCGTGAGGTCTGGGAGAAGGAAGAGGAAGAGCTGGGTAAAGGTAAAGCAGACTTTGAGCAAATCCTTGAGGGATTCGCGGAGCTAATGCAAAATAAGCCGAATCTCCGTTATTTGCGCATACCCGGCCCCGTGTGGTTCGCAGCCACTGAGTTCGCCAAGGAGGAACTGGGGGAGGAAGAGAAAGAAAGTGATCTCGACGAAAAATACTTAGATGCCATCCTGGACTATACGGCGGAGGAGCTTGGGACAGACTGGATCGTAGACGGGATAGAACAGATGGCCTTGTCCTTGCAATACGATAGTTACAACAACGACGAGCTGAAGACCCTACTGACGGTGCTGGGGTGGTGGCTGGATCCGAGCAAAAATGAGATCTTATTGACACTGCTCCTGAGCGTTACTGCCGCCGACCTGGCAGCCGGCCAAAGCGAGCTCAAATCTATCTTAGAAAGCTCAGATGATGACTCGATGCAGATGCAAAAGGCGCGCCAGCTGTTCATACGCTATCCGGTTCTCGAGGAAGTACACTCTGCCCGCTTAGTAGAAGAAGTGGAACTAGCCTACCGGCAAATCATGGATGGGTCTCTGAATCTGGATGTCCCCTTTTATGCCATCTCAGGAGGCACCTTTGCAGCCTTGGCCAGTACCATCGATTTACTTGAGAAAATGGATTTAAAGAAGCTCATATTGGCAGCAGATCTGCCAGCCCGAGAGCTCCTGGGGCCGGCCCTCTGGGAAGAGGGAGAGGTCAGGTTCTTCCTGCACGAAGTGCTCAAGCTTCTGAAACAAGAGCAGGAAAAGAATCCAGATAGTCCCCTTGGTCGTTCTCTGGAAAGCCTTATGGTGGCCTTGGCTGCTGTAGTAACGGTTTTTCAGGTACAGCTAGTAGAAACGCTGTATATCCGCTGCATTGCGCGCCTCCACCAACGCTTCCCCCTGCATCTTCCAGGAGTGGATACCCTGGTTGAAGGGCCTGTCGAACTGCTGGATCCTGCTATCATTGAAGAGTACGCTGCCTACTTGGAGTCCCAGGACCAAAAGGAGGAGGCCAACCATCTGCGCCGCCAGTATCAAGCCTATGGTGCCGGTGTCAAGGAAAAACTGGCGGTCCTCCCTGAGCTTTGGGTGGAAAAGCTCTTGCACATGAACTCCTCCAGCTGAGAAATGGCTTTATCTGGCCTGTCGATAAGTTCGGTTGCGGCTTGCGGCGCATCGAGCCGGCCTTGGTACCCTCAGTGTGACGTGTGTCGACGTGTTCTCGGCCATGGCCCGTACTGCTACCTTGCGAAGAGGTTGGCTTGATGAGTGCATTGAGTCCATTGCCTTGTGGCTGAGGTATTCTCGCCACTTCGCTTCTAGTAAACAGGTCTACCTCAAGCCGGGCTCAAAAAGGTACTACAAAGATGCCGAGGTATCCGAGTGGGCATCCCGCCTGGGCGAAGCATTCGGTTATCTCGAGATGCAGAGAAGGGGATATATTTTTATAGACCATTTCGAGAAAGCAGTATCTTGGAGCTTAATTTATCCGGAGAAAACCATCATGAGAACCACTATATGGATCCTTTGGTGCATGTTTTCCCGGATGGAGCAATATCTGTAGGTAAGCTTCGGGACTTAGAGCTGGAGCCCTGGAGGCCTAGAATGTCCGTGGAAAAGCAAACCGACGGGCACAGAAGGCAGTGGTTATTTTTCATTTCCGCCTAGGCCGGCGAATCTTGCGTATGCGGAGACGCTTAGGTGTAATAACCGAAAAGGCCCCT
This Clostridia bacterium DNA region includes the following protein-coding sequences:
- a CDS encoding DNA repair exonuclease — its product is MVRFIHTADWQIGMRAYRVAQAAEAVREARLEAARQLVEVARQRAVDFILVAGDIFEDNLVDKSLAHRVAQILEGASPIGVYVLPGNHDPLTADSIYNSPAFTSFCPPNVHILRERQPVSVGQALLLPSPVRAKRSFQDPMAEWKKEIEAVRWAKGTSLAGGADGGSGPAAAGAGAGAGAVLIGVAHGSLAIEGKYSPDDHPIALDTASALGLDYLALGHWHSFLVYGDRTVYPGTLEPGSFEEAGQGDEASGGAGQGAGGAVLVTIAGPGSHPQIERLPLSVLRWVTLDWDVQDSHGQASAPVQDPVVAFKQRLAEYLESLPEPRRTLVQVRLRGFLAAGDLGALEDLEAWAKERVLYFELDRSGLEAKPTGLALDELTRDNPLLAGVLEDLQRAWDRDVGFSGAGDRLGVFKPEDRVEALRWLKQLAGGGSS
- a CDS encoding helix-turn-helix domain-containing protein, producing the protein MAERLLTPEEVADRLIVSPKTIRDWLREGKLKGIKTGKLWRIRECDLETFLGEERKPGETLPSRDYTRQEIREFLEADRISPEVARNVERLLNP
- a CDS encoding SEC-C domain-containing protein; its protein translation is MRVYQAERNDPCPCGSGRKYKKCCQAEVEHQTRLISQAVGPGVTAHGREVIETLGFMIGLKQPEGHPPDATLLGQLLREVWEKEEEELGKGKADFEQILEGFAELMQNKPNLRYLRIPGPVWFAATEFAKEELGEEEKESDLDEKYLDAILDYTAEELGTDWIVDGIEQMALSLQYDSYNNDELKTLLTVLGWWLDPSKNEILLTLLLSVTAADLAAGQSELKSILESSDDDSMQMQKARQLFIRYPVLEEVHSARLVEEVELAYRQIMDGSLNLDVPFYAISGGTFAALASTIDLLEKMDLKKLILAADLPARELLGPALWEEGEVRFFLHEVLKLLKQEQEKNPDSPLGRSLESLMVALAAVVTVFQVQLVETLYIRCIARLHQRFPLHLPGVDTLVEGPVELLDPAIIEEYAAYLESQDQKEEANHLRRQYQAYGAGVKEKLAVLPELWVEKLLHMNSSS
- a CDS encoding PIN domain-containing protein, encoding MSEKVKVFLDASCWIAAAGSPGGGSAMILKLARAGYLQIAATRQVLLEAERNIKAKMSKGALLRFYQELGTTEVELADGPTPEEKDRWRDLVAEKDCHVLAGAYKAAAGFLVTLDKQHILAEKVKQGFPIPVKDTKEFLEGFLSTVCSGRSS
- a CDS encoding CoA-binding protein, which encodes MEDLIKEFMAQKRFAVVGATDNPEKYGNKIFHNLRRRGYEVYPVNPKLEQLDGTKCYPNLAAIPVKVDVVDIVVPPKSAEEVIKEAKELGIQRIWLQPGAESEAAIKFCQENGLKCVYNTCVMMH
- a CDS encoding AAA family ATPase, with product MILRALSAQGIRCFRNRIQLAEMDPAVNIIHGSNEAGKSTLVMAISLALFNRYRAQGQEIRELCPWGTRLYPEVGLEWESGGRRYRLEKRFLNQAHSSLYEWNGREFVLLAEGDEADEEVYRIMQARFPQRSTRGLTPRENWGLARSLWMLQGREHYSWPGTSEEVRDRLRRTLGSAVLGPADRRLIQNLSQAYQQIFTPKRGDVQVGSALDLAERELAGWEEKLKAAKETLSQAEARRQEMEHWQDKLAALQAQSQRLVEEERKLEEEVKQYRDHLQQFHEAEKKYQALAQEAARLTQERSEANQLRDQIRDLEAEIKEQQGAAEALMARVGQLQLELSASEARQRQVEELAKSRRQELDQALLVKELVAERSQLEDEFKRLMTLEGQAQELKQIQAELDREPFPQAEVVRRAEGWQRQLDGLEAEIRAAGLKVELDFERQVEVSWQTPSSQGSQLVVPGEPVSFEFADQAMLALPGLGRICIRSGAKDLQKLIAERGRIAGELEACLAQYRAKDLEELRQKEQRGLALKQRAQELGRQQEEALRSAPPQVTNLADYRAWLEQRQRDWESKWENGGRPDVSAGAPDAGWLASLRQEVGRLEQEREGLNQKLSQLREQLSRSNQEMAKLQSLMAGLEGQKKTAQEGLEKKLAAYGGELMRLERAWQEAVGKREEQKVICDRLKAKLPPEDQNPEIRAQRLREQLNQVQEEARRAGEELGRIRGQLETLGAEGPYSQVAILEEKCELARREAEKERQKARVIKLLHQLVSARRQQMMQEMAAPVSQEVNRLFWAMTGEVAGAGASGQASNQPGARAAASGATLTPAAGGREVELSTSDLSLAGVRIGTGEVVSPEVFSGGTQEQLGLAMRLALGLFLAQGERQLVVLDDPLINTDPERCRRVLEVLKQATSRLQFIILTCDPDRYQDLPGKRFAIGPSTLHQASDGHEHFA
- a CDS encoding ATP-binding cassette domain-containing protein; amino-acid sequence: MRNHSLSGPPDAASMGVILKDITIAFPEGEITAVLGPSGAGKSSLLRLLNRLEDPSAGRILLDGQDIRDMGVFALRRRVGMVWQLPTLFPGTVLDNVTYGPRLRGVSAREAGEQ